A portion of the Gadus macrocephalus chromosome 10, ASM3116895v1 genome contains these proteins:
- the p2ry10 gene encoding putative P2Y purinoceptor 10, whose amino-acid sequence MTSNNGSGDISSECPDDMASWEETMDTLYTYFYLFLFIPGLLLNTVALWVLCRHISKKMKTLIFMINLAFADLAHVLSLPLRIYYYFTLTWPFGRAACLFCFYLKYLNMYAAIVFLVCISVQRCVFLLKPFSARSWRKRYDLLISIIVWLGVGMACSPFILVRGGHDNNTSFNHSPYSSPTQASTAGTVPYGSHSTASPGSSPGYGAAGSPEAKCFKDLPTRKLSLSTAVTVMVLGELLGFLLPLAAIGYSSARIVHSLLKTQYQDPVDPLPRGRTFTITSSVSQTDSLADRQTAEDKRRALRMVLGCSALFLVCFAPYHVNFLLYLLVTQDVVSHCGLRLAVTRFHPVSLCLASLSCCLNPLLYYFLTAEFRRHLGKRASRLSSKFLSSPLIAAYSSGRVRAASEEA is encoded by the exons ATGACTTCAAACAATGGCTCCGGGGACATCTCCTCGGAGTGTCCCGATGACATGGCCAGCTGGGAGGAGACCATGGACACGCTGTATACCTACTTCTACCTGTTCCTCTTCATCCCTGGACTCTTGCTCAACACCGTCGCACTTTGGGTCCTTTGCAGGCATATTAG CAAGAAAATGAAGACGCTGATCTTCATGATCAACCTGGCCTTTGCAGACCTGGCGCAtgtcctctctctgcccctcagGATCTACTACTACTTCACGCTCACCTGGCCCTTTGGACGCGCCGCCTGCCTGTTCTGCTTCTACCTGAAGTACCTCAACATGTACGCTGCCATCGTCTTCCTG GTGTGCATCAGCGTGCAGCGGTGTGTGTTCCTGCTCAAGCCGTTCTCCGCTCGCAGCTGGAGGAAGCGATACGATCTGCTGATCAGTATTATTGTCTGGCTGGGGGTTGGAATGGCCTGCTCCCCTTTCATCTTGGTGAGGGGCGGCCATGACAACAACACCAGTTtcaaccactccccctactcttCTCCCACCCAAGCATCAACAGCTGGGACCGTCCCCTACGGATCGCACTCCACCGCCAGCCCGGGCTCCAGCCCAGGGTACGGCGCCGCCGGCTCTCCTGAAGCCAAATGTTTTAAAGACTTGCCCACCCGTAAGCTGTCCCTATCCACGGCGGTCACCGTTATGGTTCTGGGAGAGTTGCTTGGCTTCCTGCTTCCCCTGGCTGCCATCGGTTACAGCTCGGCCCGCATCGTCCACTCCCTCCTCAAGACCCAGTACCAGGATCCGGTGGACCCCCTCCCCCGGGGACGCACcttcaccatcacctcctccgtctcccagACGGATTCGCtggcggacagacagacggccgaGGACAAGAGGAGAGCCCTGCGGATGGTGCTGGGCtgctccgccctcttcctcgTCTGCTTCGCGCCGTACCACGTCAACTTCCTGTTGTACCTGCTGGTGACGCAGGACGTGGTGTCCCACTGCGGCCTGAGGCTGGCCGTCACGCGGTTCCACCCCGTGTCGCTGTGCCTGGCCAGCCTCAGCTGCTGCCTGAACCCCCTGCTCTACTACTTCCTCACCGCCGAGTTCAGGAGGCACCTTGGCAAGCGCGCCTCCAGACTCTCCTCCaagttcctctcctcccccctcatcgCTGCATACAGCTCGGGCCGGGTCAGGGCCGCTTCAGAAGAGGCTTGA
- the lpar4 gene encoding lysophosphatidic acid receptor 4, producing MASLVINETGMEDCGIDDSFKYNLYSVVYSVVFVLGLVTNCAALFVFCFRMKMCNETTMFMTNLALSDLVFVITLPFKVFYNVNRHWPFGDGLCKISGTAFITNIYGSMLFLTCISVDRFLAIVYPFRSRSIRTRRNAAVVCAAVWLTIVGGGISVTFFSTINRANRATTCFEGFSKKTWQNYLSKITIFIEVFGFLLPLLANLVCSSLVLQTLRQPASAGHGCDSKRRVLRMILVHLGIFIICFVPYNSILFLYALVRTQALASCSVERFARTLYPITLCMASLNCCLDPVVYYFTSESFQKSLTAGGKGSGARHESIPRSETHLSADTDTQGGTGTLTRYTTPEPASNGKETRQSESQF from the exons ATGGCTAGCCTGGTGATCAACGAGACGGGCATGGAGGACTGCGGTATCGACGATTCCTTCAAGTACAACCTGTACTCGGTGGTCTACAGCGTGGTCTTCGTCCTGGGCCTGGTGACCAACTGCGCCGCCCTCTTCGTCTTCTGCTTCCGCATGAAGATGTGCAACGAGACCACCATGTTCATGACCAACCTGGCGCTCTCCGACCTGGTGTTCGTGATCACACTGCCCTTCAAGGTCTTCTACAACGTCAACCGCCACTGGCCGTTCGGGGACGGGCTGTGTAAGATCTCGGGCACGGCCTTCATCACCAACATCTACGGCAGCATGCTCTTCCTCACCTGCATCAGCGTGGACCGCTTCCTGGCCATCGTGTACCCCTTCCGTTCGCGCTCCATCCGCACTCGCCGCAACGCCGCGGTGGTGTGCGCCGCCGTGTGGCTGACCATCGTGGGCGGAGGGATATCCGTCACCTTCTTCTCCACCATCAACCGGGCCAACCGCGCCACCACCTGCTTCGAGGGCTTCTCCAAGAAAACCTGGCAGAACTACCTGTCCAAAATCACCATCTTCATAGAG GTCTTTGGATTcctgctccccctgctggccaaccTGGTGTGCTCCTCCCTGGTGCTGCAGACACTCCGCCAGCCCGCCTCTGCGGGCCACGGCTGCGACAGCAAGAGGCGCGTCCTGCGCATGATCCTGGTCCACCTGGGCATCTTCATCATCTGCTTCGTGCCCTACAactccatcctcttcctctacgCCCTGGTGCGCACCCAGGCACTGGCCAGCTGCAGCGTGGAGCGCTTCGCCCGGACGCTCTACCCCATCACGCTGTGCATGGCCAGCCTGAACTGCTGCCTGGACCCCGTGGTGTACTACTTCACCTCCGAGAGCTTCCAGAAGAGCCTCACCGCGGGGGGGAAGGGCTCCGGGGCGCGGCACGAGAGCATCCCCCGCAGCGAGACCCACCTTAGTGCGGACACAGACACCCAGGGGGGCACGGGCACGCTCACCAGGTACACCACGCCCGAGCCCGCCAGCAACGGCAAAGAGACACGGCAGTCTGAGAGCCAGTTCTGA